Within the Ochrobactrum vermis genome, the region GCCGATGTCTCGATCCGAGCCGCCGCTCCCCTGGGCGCCATGTTCACCGCGCTAGCGCTTGCCACCGGTTCGCTCTGGGGCAAGCCGATGTGGGGCACGTGGTGGGTGTGGGATGCGCGGTTGACCTCGGTCTTCGTGCTGTTTTTGATGTATCTCGGCATTATCGCGTTGTCGCGCGCCATGGATGATCCGGCAAGAAGCGCCAAGCCTGTGGCGGTGCTCACGCTGGTCGGCTTCATCAACATCCCGATCATCAAATTCTCGGTCGACTGGTGGAACACGCTGCATCAGCCAGCTTCGGTGTTCCGCATGGACGGCCCCACCATCGACGCGTCGATGCTGCGTCCGCTTTTCGTGATGGCTATCGGCTTCTCGCTTCTGTTTTTCACGCTGCACATGATGGCCATGCGCAATGAAATCTGGCGTCGCCGCGTGGCGTCTATGAAGAAGCTTGCCGCACGCAATGCCGACCGCAGTGCCGACCGCAAGGCCAAGGCACAGGAGGGCGCGGTATGAACCATCTCGGCTATGTTCTGGCCTCCTATGGCATCACGGTCGCGGCGCTCGTCGTCACCATCGGCTGGATATTGATCGATCAGCGCATCCAGAAAAACGAATTGAAGCGGCTTGAGGCGCAGGGCGTGCGCCGCCGTTCTGCAAAAGCCCCCGGTAAAGCATGATGACCGAAACAACCGAAAAGCCCGCAGTACCTAAAAAGCGCTCAACATGGGTTGCCCTGCTGCCGCTGGCGATTTTCGTCGGACTGGCGGCGGTTTTTGCCGTCCAGCTTCTGTCGGGCAAGGACAATACGACGATACCTTCTGCGCTGATCGGCAAGCAGGCACCGCAAACGAACCTGCCGCCCGTCGAGGGTCTGGTGCGCGATGGCGCGCCCGTGCCGGGCCTCAATAGCGATGACTTCAAAACAGGTCCGGGGGGCAAGCTGACACTGGTCAACGTCTGGGGATCGTGGTGCGTTCCCTGCCGTCAGGAGCATCCGCTCTTGATGGAAATCGCCAAGGACGAGCGCATCCGCGTGGTTGGCCTCAATTACAAGGACCAGCCCGAAAATGCGCGCCGCTTCCTCGGCGATCTCGGCAATCCCTTTGCCGCTGTCGGCGCCGACCGCGCAGGACGCTCAGCCATCGAATGGGGCGTCTACGGCGTACCGGAAACCTTCCTCGTCGATCAGAATGGCAAGATCATCTACAAGCATGTCGGGCCGTTCACGCCGGAATCCGTTAAGAACGATCTGATGCCAGCGGTGGAGGACGCGCTAAAAAAAATAGTGTTTTAGATTTCAGCCATCATTCGTCTTGTGGGCCTTCTTTCCAAAGTACGGCTTGTTTCCCAAACATTTCTGCATCTGCTTTAATTGCAGCGAATTGATCA harbors:
- the ccmD gene encoding heme exporter protein CcmD, which codes for MNHLGYVLASYGITVAALVVTIGWILIDQRIQKNELKRLEAQGVRRRSAKAPGKA
- a CDS encoding DsbE family thiol:disulfide interchange protein, with amino-acid sequence MTETTEKPAVPKKRSTWVALLPLAIFVGLAAVFAVQLLSGKDNTTIPSALIGKQAPQTNLPPVEGLVRDGAPVPGLNSDDFKTGPGGKLTLVNVWGSWCVPCRQEHPLLMEIAKDERIRVVGLNYKDQPENARRFLGDLGNPFAAVGADRAGRSAIEWGVYGVPETFLVDQNGKIIYKHVGPFTPESVKNDLMPAVEDALKKIVF
- a CDS encoding heme ABC transporter permease codes for the protein MTKDAVKATSWLDLANPTRFLAFAGKVLPWLAGLSALFLAAGLYMVFFLSPEDYQQGMTVRIMYIHVPFAWLSMMCYSIMAVSALGTLVWRHPLADVSIRAAAPLGAMFTALALATGSLWGKPMWGTWWVWDARLTSVFVLFLMYLGIIALSRAMDDPARSAKPVAVLTLVGFINIPIIKFSVDWWNTLHQPASVFRMDGPTIDASMLRPLFVMAIGFSLLFFTLHMMAMRNEIWRRRVASMKKLAARNADRSADRKAKAQEGAV